A genomic segment from Vicia villosa cultivar HV-30 ecotype Madison, WI unplaced genomic scaffold, Vvil1.0 ctg.000339F_1_1, whole genome shotgun sequence encodes:
- the LOC131626937 gene encoding protein DETOXIFICATION 14-like, with protein MEILFSMCMTHSVIFMSILLQSGMAGGVETLCGQAFGAGQFEKLGIYTCTAVISLAMVCAPITIVWIFLDKILIHIGQDAAISIEARTYALWLIPALLGSAILKPLTRFFQTQSIISPMIISSLIVLCFHGITSWVLVFKLALGSVGTAIAFSLGTWLNVVILLCFVKYSSACEKTRVPFSKKAFLGFREFFGLAVPSAAMVCLKWWACEVFVLLAGLFPNPKLETSVLSICLTISTLHFTISYGLGSATSTRVSNELGAGNPKAVRFSVCTAMILAVTEALIVISILFGCRYVLGYAYTHDSAIVHYVSAMTPLLCASIFTDSLQAVLSGAAKGSGWQRVGAYVNLGAFYLVGIPVGAVLGFVVHFKAKGLWIGIVGGSIVQTIFLSIITARTDWKKQATMARERVFDAPS; from the exons ATGGAGATTTTGTTTTCAATGTGCATGACTCATTCAGTTATTTTTATGTCAATATTGTTGCAGTCAGGGATGGCTGGAGGAGTCGAAACTTTGTGTGGTCAAGCTTTTGGAGCAGGCCAATTTGAAAAACTGGGAATATATACATGCACTGCAGTAATATCCCTAGCCATGGTCTGTGCACCAATTACCATTGTATGGATTTTTTTGGATAAAATCCTAATTCACATAGGCCAAGATGCCGCAATCTCAATTGAAGCTCGTACATATGCTCTTTGGCTAATACCAGCACTATTAGGCTCAGCAATTCTCAAACCCCTAACACGTTTTTTCCAGACGCAAAGCATCATTTCTCCTATGATTATAAGCTCCTTAATAGTTTTGTGCTTCCACGGAATAACCTCTTGGGTCTTAGTATTTAAATTGGCGTTGGGATCTGTTGGCACGGCAATTGCCTTCAGCTTAGGAACTTGGTTGAATGTGGTAATACTTTTGTGCTTCGTGAAGTATTCTTCTGCTTGTGAGAAAACACGGGTGCCATTTTCCAAGAAAGCTTTCCTTGGATTTAGAGAATTCTTTGGACTTGCTGTTCCTTCTGCTGCTATGGTTTG TCTCAAATGGTGGGCATGTGAGGTGTTTGTTTTGCTAGCTGGACTATTTCCTAATCCGAAGCTGGAGACATCAGTTCTCTCTATATG CTTGACTATCTCTACACTGCACTTCACCATATCTTATGGACTTGGTTCTGCTACTAG CACGCGAGTTTCAAATGAATTAGGAGCAGGAAATCCAAAAGCAGTTCGTTTTTCTGTTTGTACGGCTATGATCCTTGCAGTTACAGAAGCTCTTATTGTCATCTCAATCCTGTTTGGCTGCAGATATGTCTTGGGTTATGCCTATACCCATGACAGTGCAATTGTTCATTATGTGTCTGCTATGACCCCTCTTCTTTGTGCATCAATATTTACAGATAGCTTACAAGCTGTTCTTTCAG GGGCTGCTAAAGGAAGTGGGTGGCAACGTGTTGGAGCCTATGTGAATCTTGGAGCGTTTTACTTAGTAGGAATTCCTGTAGGCGCAGTATTAGGCTTCGTAGTACATTTCAAAGCAAAGGGCCTTTGGATAGGAATAGTCGGTGGCTCCATCGTGCAAACAATTTTCCTATCCATTATTACAGCTCGTACAGATTGGAAAAAACAG GCAACAATGGCAAGGGAGAGAGTATTTGATGCTCCTTCTTAG